In the Leishmania panamensis strain MHOM/PA/94/PSC-1 chromosome 30 sequence genome, one interval contains:
- a CDS encoding CAS/CSE/importin domain protein, putative (TriTrypDB/GeneDB-style sysID: LpmP.30.3360) — MQPINPNDRRTQAQFVEVACRAASPNPAVRTPAERELLAFLDSVDQQSGLPQLLLELTHSETPHGAFFAISFKNMVKKCWDPTTSEHCIQECDKAAVRGTIIEVMLRSSGAVQRNLAEGIALIAQVDFPTAWPDALSLIVKVLTSGNDVAQLRAALSTSHSVLRKYRHQGELTETLVQELRAIYSLLCPALVRSIESLLSTLGTQGTNLTEVYRGITDAVECLRDITSLDLGDEFIERIGSIVSMYNQCLTTVMAQSALCGGHASAMIEMNSAVIACMTHWLNSFDEDFENFAPQFIEVVIGMLASHMSSDLSMDDLAVCCLELVSSACRGTTRSHLNTREKLQYILQFIILPNLALCEDDLDTYTSDPDEYVKRNMEGSNFHTRRRAAVELVRSLLLYLPEVARPLLAEVTTELLRTAHGDWRAKDTAIYLAFVLVVDGQLVNTQRGVTAQQLSEVIPVAQILEGHVFPEIRCDLSAQSPGIVKADCMLVVAAFRHLIAPPAYEFLVPALTRHIAVGDAVVMTYAAHTLKCFLSVTEAPAAAAIEAVFTGNTLSILEGLCVRIQGEETPNPYLMQYLMSMCFRFPKLVAPFATQVIASLHTPLYRAVRNPSNALYSQCMFEVISKCVALQPGARSELEGILWPTFAHVLHENVVEYVPYVLQVLAQLVRTYQSSDAAQRWAETPAENYQALVCPLTQPQMYEIRAHIPAPVCLLCAFVEVYPGYVHRAGMTNPALNVFNILVRLKNYDNEGLNILTSMLIAYPADVMDVYMDTVLKVLMDRLGSSSTPKYVRILILFLSVVVVQRQDADYLVTRLNNIESGLFMRVLGNTWLPRMQKITGDVERKACVVALARLLCESTTLQSDTTAWVTSASSCLRMLHGDVEPDDHISFTPAAGVVQNAGSLCGYAAGPDELTSSFHPLREAMQKPRDVCSQVADAEVFFQIELSSFLKGRGTHLSAPLKQWLGPHTPAWLQ, encoded by the coding sequence ATGCAACCCATCAACCCCAATGACCGGCGCACCCAAGCGCAGTTCGTTGAGGTTGCTTGTAGAGCAGCCTCGCCGAACCCGGCGGTGCGCACGCcggcggagagagagctTCTTGCTTTTCTAGACTCGGTGGATCAACAAAGTGGACTGCCGCAGCTACTACTGGAGCTTACACATAGTGAGACTCCTCATGGCGCCTTCTTTGCCATTAGCTTCAAAAATATGGTGAAGAAGTGTTGGGATCCTACCACCTCGGAGCATTGCATTCAGGAGTGCGATAAGGCCGCTGTGCGGGGTACAATTATCGAGGTCATGCTGCGTTCCTCGGGTGCTGTACAGCGGAACTTAGCCGAAGGAATCGCTCTCATAGCCCAGGTTGATTTTCCCACCGCATGGCCTGACGCCTTGTCGCTGATCGTAAAAGTGCTCACATCCGGAAATGATGTTGCCCAACTTCGTGCTGCGCTGTCCACGTCTCACAGTGTTTTAAGGAAGTACCGTCATCAGGGTGAGTTGACCGAGACACTTGTGCAAGAGCTGCGCGCCATCTACAGCTTGCTGTGCCCTGCGCTGGTTCGCAGCATTGAGTCGCTGCTCTCGACGTTAGGGACGCAGGGTACGAATTTGACCGAAGTGTACAGGGGCATTACGGACGCGGTTGAATGCCTGCGCGACATTACGTCACTTGACCTCGGTGACGAGTTCATTGAGCGCATTGGATCCATTGTGAGTATGTACAATCAATGCCTCACAACGGTAATGGCGCAATCGGCCTTGTGTGGAGGTCATGCAAGTGCCATGATCGAGATGAACTCTGCTGTGATAGCGTGCATGACACACTGGCTAAATTCGTTCGACGAGGACTTTGAGAATTTTGCACCGCAGTTTATCGAAGTGGTGATTGGGATGTTGGCGAGTCACATGAGCAGCGATCTGTCCATGGATGATCTGGCCGTTTGTTGCCTCGAGTTGGTGAGCAGTGCGTGCCGCGGCACCACCCGTTCCCACCTGAATACGAGAGAGAAGCTGCAGTACATACTGCAGTTTATCATTCTCCCCAACCTTGCCCTCTGCGAGGATGATCTGGATACCTACACGAGCGATCCGGATGAGTATGTGAAAAGGAACATGGAAGGCTCCAACTTTCACacccgccgccgtgccgccgTGGAGCTGGTGCGTTCCCTGCTTCTTTATCTTCCGGAAGTCGCGCGACCCCTGCTCGCCGAGGTGACCACTGAACTCCTCCGAACTGCACACGGAGACTGGAGAGCCAAAGACACTGCGATCTACCTAGCTTTTGTGCTGGTGGTGGATGGACAGTTAGTGAATACACAGCGCGGTgtgacggcgcagcagctcagtgAAGTTATTCCTGTTGCTCAGATCCTTGAAGGACACGTTTTTCCGGAAATCAGGTGCGATCTCTCAGCGCAGAGCCCTGGCATCGTCAAGGCGGACTGCATGCTCGTCGTTGCAGCCTTCCGTCACCTCATTGCTCCCCCTGCATACGAGTTTCTCGTGCCAGCACTGACTCGCCACATCGCGGTCGGGGACGCGGTGGTGATGACATAcgccgcacacaccctcAAGTGCTTTCTCTCCGTCACCGAGGCaccggccgccgctgctatTGAGGCGGTCTTTACGGGAAACACCCTCAGCATTCTCGAAGGTCTCTGCGTGCGCATTCAAGGGGAGGAGACGCCGAATCCGTACCTCATGCAGTACCTCATGAGCATGTGCTTCCGCTTTCCGAAGCTCGTCGCCCCCTTTGCAACACAGGTGATAGCCTCTCTCCATACGCCACTGTACAGGGCCGTGCGTAACCCTTCCAACGCGCTGTACAGCCAGTGCATGTTCGAGGTTATCTCCAAGTGTGTGGCACTGCAACCAGGAGCACGGAGTGAGCTTGAGGGGATTTTGTGGCCCACCTTCGCCCACGTGCTGCATGAAAACGTTGTCGAGTACGTTCCCTATGTTCTTCAAGTGCTCGCCCAACTGGTGCGCACGTACCAGTCCAgtgacgctgcgcagcggtgggctGAAACCCCTGCGGAGAATTACCAAGCGCTCGTCTGCCCGCTCACTCAGCCGCAGATGTACGAAATACGTGCACACATCCCGGCGCCCGTTTGTTTGCTCTGCGCCTTTGTCGAGGTTTACCCCGGATACGTGCATCGAGCTGGGATGACCAACCCTGCTCTGAACGTCTTCAACATACTGGTGCGTCTCAAGAACTACGACAACGAGGGTCTGAACATTCTCACATCTATGCTGATCGCGTACCCTGCGGACGTCATGGATGTGTACATGGACACTGTTCTCAAGGTTCTGATGGACCGCCTGGGGAGTTCCTCTACACCGAAGTATGTACGCATCCTCATACTCTTCCTCtcggtagtggtggtgcagcgtcAGGACGCGGACTATCTGGTCACGCGCCTCAACAATATCGAGAGCGGCTTGTTTATGAGAGTTCTCGGCAACACATGGCTGCCTCGTATGCAGAAAATCACTGGAGATGTCGAGCGCAAGGCATGCGTGGTAGCACTGGCCAGGCTTCTTTGCGAGTCAACAACGCTACAGTCTGACACGACGGCGTGGGTGACGAGTGCTTCTAGCTGCCTCAGGATGCTGCACGGTGACGTGGAGCCGGACGACCACATAAGCTTCACGCCTGCAGCGGGCGTCGTGCAGAATGCAGGGTCACTATGCGGTTATGCCGCCGGACCAGATGAGCTCACCAGCTCGTTTCACCCTCTACGAGAGGCAATGCAAAAGCCACGTGATGTCTGCAGCCAAGTCGCCGACGCCGAAGTGTTCTTTCAAATCGAGTTGTCAAGCTTTCTAAAGGGCCGCGGCACACACCTCTCCGCCCCGCTCAAGCAGTGGCTTGGTCCGCATACTCCTGCTTGGCTTCAGTAA
- a CDS encoding hypothetical protein (TriTrypDB/GeneDB-style sysID: LpmP.30.3390) → MSSAADGASDGGDTASTKGAPAPKQRVRIADSMRELSADIQQLEDLGLSLDPLTPPSSDSVEHILITDSWSCSVCGATSAAICPFTGKPHRRRLVTIAQHALGLIERHVGKVYVRPAPLSQRVEGEVQVRTQRRSTMNPHTFLLAFYFASQAPATPEAAGAEARTPPCSRKPGAFSSRGGSEWTRECARHLLDVVREIKVYGASPTDDVYCHSLLKSMRSAWRQYSRQVKWELAEGSASESESPTARLSGESTQASPPKAVKARDELVNCTRQTLMEAMAHSRKDSDNQDLKRFTALLYHRLSRLCTADEFADVKRRVEQIEATDSTPRIEYTTPPCVMLDTNTTASEDEGGGAAASLVRSSTPGGAATPGYERRHAGPELPPGWYVDERGISRPPADHEERKRRERYLQKEFKAQKAYEAVMQMETDKGKPEQLQAEVVAALTQAELQLLSTDLNTTPPRLQRLFRLLTFVEDRFVEALPSRLRPRLRQEFHDVLDWNVIQRQACGNARYISNLVRFVGEKVIECSSPAREATMAARMTTVCGDIEHCTPDVGTAVANAFAFLVEAIRELREDVAKFSLVMINTSLKQNAVQYIQEFITECLPLPRKWAGSIAFLRRFINDERVLLWSSTSVPQAWISITPGERRVRGALLVGTLSLLRSGQHTSLDRWVDLPPEIFYFEKSIIFKAANTVQECTLLLLLDGAISSVLARRGIKAATVPGVIRHLHSQIMSLLAEDIRLNALKDSVIDFVESQLYHLHFGEAAHDCEDSLVALAQKVTLTDTERQTMRSTIDKMTNTEDPLYVTFERRVLQFMETVLLKNSSDVAPLGLVTDTLKQQVQLLQHMLVFHWEVYMPSYRELLPLLSLESVAAAT, encoded by the coding sequence ATGTCCAGCGCTGCAGATGGTGcaagcgacggcggcgacacTGCCTCAACTAAAGGCGCCCCAGCACCAAAGCAGCGTGTGCGGATTGCTGATAGCATGCGCGAGCTGAGTGCAGATAtacagcagctggaggacctGGGTCTCTCACTCGATCCTCTGACACCACCGTCTTCAGACAGCGTAGAGCATATTCTCATAACGGATagctggagctgcagcgtgtgcggTGCCACCAGTGCTGCTATCTGCCCCTTTACTGGGAAGCCGCATCGCAGGCGTCTCGTTACCATTGCTCAGCACGCTCTCGGACTGATTGAGCGGCATGTGGGAAAGGTTTACGTGCGaccagcaccgctgtcgcagcgcgtggagggcgaggtgcaggtgcgcaccCAGCGGCGGTCGACCATGAATCCGCACACGTTCTTATTGGCGTTCTACTTTGCGTCGCAGGCACCAGCTACTCCAGAGgctgcaggcgctgaggCTCGGACGCCGCCGTGTTCGCGAAAGCCGGGTGCATTCAGCAGCCGTGGAGGCTCCGAGTGGACGAGAGAGTGTGCACGCCACCTGCTCGATGTCGTTCGTGAGATAAAGGTGTACGGTGCGTCTCCAACGGACGACGTGTACTGCCACTCGCTGCTGAAGTCTATGCGGAGTGCGTGGCGGCAGTACTCACGACAAGTTAAGTGGGAGCTGGCGGAAGGTAGCGCTAGCGAGTCGGAGTCTCCGACGGCACGGTTGAGCGGTGAAAGCACGCAAGCCTCGCCGCCCAAAGCCGTGAAGGCTCGTGACGAGCTCGTGAACTGCACCCGCCAGACTCTGATGGAAGCGATGGCGCACTCCCGCAAAGATTCTGACAACCAGGACCTAAAGAGGTTTACCGCGCTTCTCTATCATCGACTCTCCCGGCTCTGCACCGCCGACGAGTTCGCCGATGTCAAGCGGCGCGTCGAGCAAATCGAGGCGACTGACTCCACGCCGCGGATCGAGTACACCACACCTCCTTGTGTAATGCTCGACACGAACACAACGGCATCCGAAGACGAgggtggcggcgcggctgcatcGTTGGTACGATCTTCCACACCTGGGGGTGCTGCGACGCCTGGTTACGAGCGCCGGCATGCGGGACCGGAACTGCCGCCTGGGTGGTATGTCGATGAACGGGGTATATCACGGCCGCCGGCAGACCACGAAGAGCGCAAGCGGCGCGAGCGTTATCTCCAGAAGGAGTTCAAGGCGCAAAAAGCATATGAGGCGGTCATGCAGATGGAGACGGACAAGGGCAAGCCAGAGCAGCTACAGGCGGAGGTTGTCGCAGCCCTTACCCAGGCTGAGCTGCAACTGCTCTCCACGGACCTCAACACGACACCGCCGAGGCTGCAGCGTCTCTTTCGTCTCCTGACGTTTGTGGAGGACCGCttcgtggaggcgctgccaTCCCGCCTGCGTCCGCGCCTGCGGCAGGAGTTTCACGATGTGCTGGACTGGAACGTCATTCAGCGCCAAGCTTGTGGAAACGCGCGCTACATCTCCAACTTGGTCCGGTTCGTTGGTGAAAAAGTGATTGAATGCAGCTCTCCAGCGCGTGAGGCCACCATGGCAGCCCGCATGACTACTGTGTGTGGTGACATCGAGCACTGCACGCCTGACGTGGGCACCGCCGTGGCGAACGCGTTTGCTTTTTTGGTTGAAGCAATTCGCGAACTGCGAGAGGACGTTGCGAAGTTCTCCCTTGTAATGATTAACACATCACTGAAGCAGAACGCCGTGCAGTACATTCAAGAGTTCATTACTGAgtgcttgccgctgccgcgcaaGTGGGCTGGTTCGATCGCCTTTCTGCGGCGCTTCATCAACGATGAACGGGTGCTGTTGTGGTCCTCGACGAGTGTGCCTCAGGCATGGATATCCATCACGCCGGGGGAGCGACGGGTgcgcggtgcgctgctggtcgGGACTCTGAGCTTGTTGCGCAGTGGCCAGCACACGAGTCTCGATCGCTGGGTGGACCTTCCACCGGAGATCTTCTACTTCGAGAAGTCCATCATCTTCAAAGCAGCCAATACGGTGCAGGAATGCACACTGCTACTGTTGCTGGATGGCGCAATCTCGAGTGTGCTGGCGCGCCGTGGGATCaaggcggcgacggtgccgggCGTCATTCGTCATCTGCACAGTCAAATTATGTCGCTTCTAGCCGAGGATATCCGTCTCAATGCACTCAAGGACTCAGTGATTGACTTCGTCGAGAGTCAGCTGTACCACTTACATTtcggagaagcagcgcacgATTGCGAGGACTCACTTGTGGCGCTTGCCCAGAAAGTTACCCTCACAGACACCGAGAGGCAGACAATGCGGTCGACCATTGACAAGATGACCAACACCGAGGACCCGCTCTACGTCACTTTTGAGCGTCGTGTGCTTCAGTTCATGGAGACTGTGCTGCTGAAGAACAGCAGCGATGTGGCGCCTCTTGGATTGGTGACAGACACGCTGAAGCAGCAAGTGCAACTACTGCAACACATGCTGGTGTTCCACTGGGAGGTGTACATGCCGTCGTACCGTGAATTGCTCCCGTTGTTGTCGCTTGAGTcagtggctgcagcgacgtGA
- a CDS encoding protein mkt1, putative (TriTrypDB/GeneDB-style sysID: LpmP.30.3400) codes for MYPHSKQSVASTIQSFVTENKVEEKGLKLSELRCLPYSNQVSIVFDGNRVLDDVVQDVHATGPLTIFTASTPWSAYTVISEYTEMVRKLGEYFRACDVDFKPMFVFNGCGFHPMEDQDTTSPAPPIEVAAYSAYNKNKTVRSVPPEAQRKFASRFVIEEDVEGLIVRKLCEVAEETMRAPYLAWSQISAFFAPSNTMTSEAYGSLELLAFPGVDRVITNIDTDAGTFDCVSKASLMAALRRRYDAEFSEDDFSAIALYETKNRLFRVKNRRETFDDLCRLPRDPTRVDAFMKQHRVSDEQKLLLRRNIGALDAPVFTVDAQLVPLSSLHNRPRRCEIRPIFGSPMPIVFFYLFMSGPLLPLPFAIHSQEVLADDWPLIDTSAYRRAAESILPLRVQVVFQLFPIAPKTSDFYWIRQYVVFKKQQQSPESQSRVCKLSNPPTIDLAYWSFIEEELLQSTREADNVYFTDIVSFCGCAVAEPVIYKSVQATLAAVYLRSLDFLGYFTHATDGAESSGPSVYCKALERFDCPTLSEYGVLLIELMRTGTLNDDPLVVVLNRVDDTIPMGVRFASRLVSIIPANLCGPWSGPFDPEMAAFGVITRLFGRTLRVLHEVVAMLLFANRATTVPWDQFNSVVQRLPFHFPAEFSAGFLMTYVLCNPQCTLEELCITFPEMYALDTDLQTLFWFFTMGFEAIRVINYEEPLSYDMVQVVNAARQLVGQACERLYPDVFVAHFPTTDILFVAQNQGMEMGPIDPQMDVPMPMNNMHNQMPNNMNMNLNMNMHPGMNSNMMQYQPPRMY; via the coding sequence ATGTACCCACACTCGAAGCAATCGGTGGCGTCGACCATCCAGAGCTTCGTTACGGAGAACAAAgtcgaggagaaggggcTGAAGCTCAGCgagctgcgctgcttgccGTACTCCAATCAGGTCTCGATCGTATTCGATGGCAACCGTGTGCTGGACGACGTTGTCCAAGACGTGCACGCCACCGGCCCTCTCACCATATTCACAGCTTCCACCCCGTGGTCTGCCTACACCGTCATCAGCGAGTACACGGAGATGGTGCGCAAGCTCGGCGAGTACTTTCGGGCCTGTGACGTGGACTTCAAGCCGATGTTCGTTTTCAATGGGTGCGGGTTTCATCCGATGGAGGACCAGGACACGACATCGCCGGCCCCGCCGATAGAGGTGGCAGCCTACAGTGCCTATAACAAAAACAAGACGGTTCGCAGCGTACCGCCTGAGGCGCAGAGAAAGTTCGCCTCGCGCTTTGTAATTGAGGAGGATGTTGAGGGCTTAATCGTTAGGAAGTTGTGCGAAGTTGCCGAAGAAACGATGCGAGCGCCGTACTTAGCGTGGAGCCAGATCTCTGCTTTCTTCGCTCCATCGAACACAATGACCTCAGAGGCCTATGGGtcgctggagctgctcgcTTTCCCTGGCGTTGACCGCGTGATCACAAACATCGATACCGACGCGGGCACCTTTGATTGCGTGTCAAAGGCCTCACTGATGGCcgcactgcgccgccgctacgACGCCGAGTTCTCCGAGGACGACTTTAGTGCCATTGCTCTCTACGAAACGAAGAACCGACTCTTCCGTGTCAAGAACCGACGCGAGACCTTCGACGACCTTTGCCGCCTTCCGCGAGACCCGACCCGCGTAGACGCCTTCATGAAGCAACACCGCGTCAGCGACGAACAGAAgcttctgctgcgccgcaacATTGGTGCCTTGGATGCGCCGGTGTTCACCGTGGACGCGCAACTGGTGCCACTGTCGTCACTCCACAACCGGCCACGCCGCTGCGAGATTCGCCCGATCTTTGGTAGCCCGATGCCCATCGTGTTCTTCTACCTCTTCATGAGcggcccgctgctgccgttgccctTCGCCATTCACAGTCAGGAGGTCCTTGCGGATGACTGGCCACTCATCGACACCTCCGCctaccgccgcgccgcggaGTCCATCTTGCCACTTCGCGTGCAGGTAGTTTTTCAGCTGTTCCCAATAGCCCCCAAGACGAGCGACTTCTACTGGATTCGGCAGTATGTCGTGTTCAAGAAGCAGCAACAATCGCCTGAGTCACAGTCGCGCGTCTGCAAGCTGAGCAATCCGCCCACGATTGACCTGGCCTACTGGAGCTTTATCGAGGAAGAGTTGCTGCAGTCCACGCGCGAAGCAGATAACGTGTATTTCACCGACATTGTTTccttctgcggctgcgcagtgGCGGAGCCGGTCATCTACAAGTCTGTCCAGGCTACGCTGGCAGCCGTCTATCTGCGCTCTCTCGACTTTCTAGGCTACTTCACACACGCCACGGACGGCGCGGAGTCGAGCGGGCCGTCCGTGTACTGCAAGGCACTCGAGCGCTTCGACTGCCCGACGCTGAGCGAGTACGGTGTGCTGCTCATTGAGCTGATGCGCACCGGCACTCTGAACGATGATccgttggtggtggtgctcaaTCGCGTCGACGACACCATTCCCATGGGCGTGAGGTTTGCGTCCCGGCTAGTGTCTATCATCCCCGCCAACTTATGTGGGCCGTGGTCCGGCCCCTTTGATCCGGAGATGGCCGCTTTCGGCGTTATTACCCGCCTGTTTGGCCGCACCCTACGCGTCCTACACGAGGTTGTCGCAATGCTCCTGTTTGCCAACCGCGCGACGACGGTGCCGTGGGATCAGTTCAATAGCGTTGTGCAGCGCCTTCCCTTCCACTTTCCGGCTGAATTCTCTGCGGGCTTCCTGATGACGTACGTGCTGTGCAACCCACAGTGCACGTTGGAGGAGCTGTGCATCACCTTCCCTGAGATGTACGCCCTGGACACCGACTTGCAGACGCTCTTCTGGTTTTTCACGATGGGCTTCGAGGCGATTCGCGTCATTAATTACGAGGAACCGCTGTCCTACGACATGGTACAGGTGGTGAACGCCGCGCGGCAGCTGGTCGGCCAGGCATGCGAGCGCCTCTACCCCGATGTCTTCGTCGCACACTTCCCCACGACGGACATCCTCTTCGTTGCGCAGAATCAGGGCATGGAAATGGGCCCGATCGATCCGCAGATGGACGTTCCAATGCCAATGAACAACATGCACAATCAGATGCCGAACAATATGAACATGAATCTGAACATGAACATGCACCCTGGCATGAACTCCAACATGATGCAGTATCAGCCACCGAGGATGTACTAG
- a CDS encoding hypothetical protein (TriTrypDB/GeneDB-style sysID: LpmP.30.3380), translated as MAAVYASVTGKEFARGVTLDEGNRVVRVDAAMPSLSALQVGMVVRSIGGVPVGDGRAEQARHRSNHSQVLVVLGAPTKDEFDLSSDEESAADFKPLSAIPPLPAEFSSSVAQNSSAVVYEAAVKCGAGGCVIIMCEGANPALPITLAAERAKAEVMYIDTVARMKTRQTIENAGGVLKKSLEKGLWIYVEQATKSITLLRQISDCIIEVRAAGKMHPQSRVLLMCEPHPHFPEALMRGSVTLRSRLQNNNMAEVDIREDLSESTHRKRAIHGDEILSSEAIAKPEVTATRKKVRISNQVNIVNLEKSTFMEMSASAQPMAESTASSDGISRVAKYSFGSNENLISLAYVRDHRFAIGTNSGYVVLIDRNGLPLIQFRPHKACIWDVSFSSQFDFATACEDGTSVIYNYSLTNQELTTVSVASFQNDVFAVTYANPNDVTSAVLSGGLSATVCVLHSDRQNSSFIACRTSIQAMCATQANQAIVGGGTGACTLIDISHCVVTDISQSHKKKVPAVGTHGSLAVTGGFDCSLRLWDVRNGFHLVSQQQLSEVITAVAMNDRYVAACSGSSLYLWDPRKMDRTLALKANAWKDLTRGLLLDGNTIVTASVDGVARIWEVN; from the coding sequence ATGGCTGCTGTCTACGCTAGCGTGACTGGGAAGGAGTTCGCGAGGGGGGTGACACTGGACGAGGGGAACCGCGTTGTGCGCGTTGACGCTGCCATGCCATCGCTCTCTGCCCTCCAGGTGGGTATGGTGGTGCGCTCCATTGGTGGGGTGCCAGTAGGGGATGGCCGAGCCGAGCAGgcccgccaccgcagcaaccACTCCcaggtgctggtggtgctcggTGCGCCAACCAAGGACGAGTTTGATCTAAGTTCTGACGAGGAGTCCGCAGCGGACTTTAAGCCTCTGTCGGCCATTCCTCCGCTTCCGGCAGAGTTTAGTAGTAGTGTAGCCCAGAACAGCTCGGCTGTCGTCTACGAGGCCGCGGTAAAGTGTGGGGCGGGTGGTTGTGTCATCATCATGTGTGAGGGAGCCAACCCGGCTCTACCCATTACTCTGGCGGCTGAAAGAGCAAAGGCGGAGGTCATGTACATTGACACGGTGGCGCGCATGAAGACACGGCAGACTATCGAAAATGCCGGAGGGGTGTTGAAGAAGTCTCTTGAGAAGGGTCTGTGGATCTACGTGGAGCAGGCGACCAAGTCCATCACGCTACTACGCCAGATTAGCGACTGCATCATAGAGGTCCGGGCAGCGGGCAAGATGCACCCCCAGTCTCGTGTGTTGCTCATGTGCGAACCGCATCCCCACTTCCCCGAGGCGCTGATGCGCGGCAGCGTGACGCTTCGCAGCCGGCTGCAAAACAACAACatggcggaggtggacatACGCGAAGACCTGTCGGAGAGCACGCATCGAAAGCGAGCCATCCACGGCGATGAGATTCTCTCCAGCGAGGCCATTGCGAAGCCTGAGGTCACTGCCACCCGAAAGAAGGTGCGCATCTCGAATCAGGTGAACATTGTCAATCTCGAGAAGAGCACCTTCATGGAGATGAGCGCGAGTGCGCAACCAATGGCGGAATCTACTGCGTCCAGCGACGGCATCTCGCGTGTGGCTAAATATTCCTTCGGCTCGAACGAAAACTTGATCTCTCTCGCTTACGTGAGAGACCACCGCTTTGCTATCGGCACGAACAGCGGCTACGTCGTCCTCATCGACCGCAACGGCCTTCCGCTGATCCAGTTCCGGCCACACAAGGCGTGCATCTGGGATGTCAGTTTCTCTTCTCAGTTCGACTTTGCCACCGCCTGTGAGGATGGCACGAGTGTCATCTACAACTACTCGCTGACGAACCAGGAGCTGACGACAGTCTCCGTTGCCTCCTTCCAAAACGACGTGTTTGCCGTGACGTATGCAAACCCCAATGATGTGACTAGCGCGGTGCTGTCCGGAGGGCTCAGCGCCACTGTCTGTGTGTTGCATTCAGACCGGCAAAACAGCTCTTTCATTGCATGTCGAACGTCTATTCAAGCCATGTGCGCTACCCAGGCAAACCAAGCGATCGTTGGCGGCGGAACCGGCGCCTGCACCCTTATCGACATCAGCCACTGCGTTGTGACAGATATTTCTCAGTCTCACAAGAAGAAGGTACCAGCAGTCGGCACACACGGCAGCTTAGCCGTGACTGGCGGCTTCGACTGTTCCTTGCGTCTCTGGGATGTGCGCAACGGCTTCCATCTAGTATcacaacagcagctgagCGAGGTGAtcacagcggtggcgatgaaTGACCGCTACGTCGCCGCGTGCAGCGGCTCGAGCCTGTACTTATGGGACCCTCGTAAAATGGACCGCACGCTGGCGCTGAAGGCAAATGCCTGGAAGGACTTGACGCGTGGGCTCCTGCTAGATGGCAACACGATTGTGACCGCCTCCGTGGACGGCGTAGCACGCATCTGGGAGGTAAACTAA
- a CDS encoding hypothetical protein (TriTrypDB/GeneDB-style sysID: LpmP.30.3370), whose product MKLHLEDAYDELCAEYNTMPLWNFLGSLRNTYVLPDGEVFMDASSVEGDHFCVFVELLRKLLLRPIVFVKPTAVHLGAAASTLSHSTLYKPQERDGHVYYVMPPRLLRIKLRLSRNANNVDVERVCHLIVAQKVLDCVPSSTARDSSTQENGQGTGSLSQLNWPERATIESIDLHSCVFVSLPGGRALRTAARRNVYLQNVFLEGCSVNAAVVVHIARVTRRNREQFRLACALS is encoded by the coding sequence ATGAAGCTTCACCTGGAAGATGCTTACGATGAGCTGTGTGCCGAGTACAACACCATGCCGCTATGGAACTTCCTCGGCTCTCTGCGGAACACGTATGTTTTGCCAGACGGCGAAGTCTTCATGGACGCCTCTTCTGTCGAGGGAGATCACTTCTGCGTCTTCGTCGAGCTTCTTCGCAAACTGCTGCTTCGACCCATTGTATTTGTCAAGCCCACTGCCGTGCATcttggcgcagctgcatcgaCGCTGAGCCACTCCACTCTCTACAAGCCACAAGAGCGAGACGGTCACGTCTACTACGTCATGCCGCCTCGTCTACTGCGGATAAAGCTGCGCCTCTCGCGCAACGCGAATAACGTAGATGTGGAGCGCGTATGCCACCTGATAGTGGCGCAGAAGGTGTTGGACTGCGTTCCGTCCTCGACAGCGCGCGATAGCTCCACACAAGAAAATGGTCAAGGTACTGGTTCCCTGTCGCAGTTGAACTGGCCGGAGAGGGCAACCATCGAAAGCATTGACTTGCACAGCTGTGTGTTTGTTTCCCTTCCGGGTGGGCGAGCCTTGCGCACAGCCGCGCGGCGCAATGTGTACCTGCAAAATGTGTTCCTGGAGGGGTGTAGCGTgaacgcggcggtggtggtgcacatAGCGCGAGTGACTCGCAGAAATCGGGAGCAGTTTCGCCTCGCATGTGCTTTGTCCTGA